The sequence TAGTCAAGAGGTCAAATATTAAACCTTGATGCTTGACTAATGACTGATAACATCTATATCTTAATTATTGCTGCTCTTTTAGATTTCTTAATTGGCGATCCGTGGGGTTTTCCTCATCCAGTACAATTCATGGGGTGGGCAATTTCTCGTATTACTAATGTTGCTCGCCAATACTGTCACAATCCCCTAACCCAAAGAATCACGGGAATCATATTAGGTGTTGTCTTAATAATTGGTACTGGGGTAGTTGGTTGGTTAGTAATTTATGGTGCTAAATTGCTACATCCCCTATTGGGAATTGTTTTAGAAAGTATCCTTCTAGCTAGCTGCTTTGCTCTGAGGAGTTTAAAGGTAGCAGCGGCTACTGTTTTACAACCTTTGACGGCGGGAAAGTTGCAACAGAGTCGTCAACTTCTCAGTAATTATGTTGGTCGAGATACAGAAAATCTTTCAGAAGCAGAAATTTTGCGCGCTGTTTTGGAAACGGTGACGGAAAATGCTACTGATGGGGTAATGGCGCCACTGTTTTATGCAATTTTCGGTGCATTTATTCCGGTTGTGGGGGCAGCGCCTTTAGCTTTAGCATATAAAGCTAGTAGTACTCTGGATTCGATGGTGGGTTATCGTGAAGCTCCCTATACTTATCTGGGTTGGTTTAGTGCGCGGCTGGAAGATGGCTTAACTTGGCTTCCCTGTCGCTTAACGGTGATGACTCTGGCGTTGTTGTCTGGTAAACCTTTGCATGTGTGGCGAATTTGTCGCCGAGATGCTGTCGCTGATCCGAGTCCTAATTCTGGGTGGAGTGAGTGCGCCTATGCGGCAATTTTAGGGGTACAGATGGGTGGTATTAATTGGTATCGTGGAGTGGTGAAATATAAACCTCTTTTGGGAGATGCTATTCACCCCATCACACAAATTAGCATTCACAAGGCTTTGCAATTAACTGGATATTGCTTTTTACTGTGGTTAGGGATAGCTGTCGCTATATTATTAATCCCCCTCAACAGGTAAAGAGCAATAGGAGGCGTAGGGGAGCACAAATGGGAAACTTGGGTAATCGACTCCTTCCCCTAACTCCCAACAGCTAGTAAAATTTACTACTCAGGGTATCGGTCTATGACTATGTATATGAAAGTAGTTGAAATTCTCTCATCAGAAGAACTCCGCCGCACTGTGACTCGTTTGTCCTCGCAAATTATAGAAAAGACGCGCGATTTACATCAGCTAGTCCTGTTGGGTATTTATACCAGAGGGCCGCTGTTAGCCGAAATGTTAGCGCGTCAAATTGAAGCGTTGGAGGGTGTATCTGTGGAGGTAGGCGCGATAGACATAACATTCTATCGGGACGACCTTGACAAAATTGGATTACGAACTCCAGCAAAAACCGATATTCCTTTTGACCTGACGGGAAAAACAGTTGTGCTTGTGGATGATGTGATTTTCAAAGGAAGGACGATCCGCGCTGCTTTAAATGCAGTAAACGAATACGGTAGACCGGAGGTAATTCGATTAGCTGTGCTGGTAGATAGGGGACATCGTGAATTACCCATACACCCAGATTTTATTGGTAAGCTACTCCCTACCGCGAAAGAAGAGATTGTCAAAGTTTATTTGCAAGATTTCGATGGTAGAGATGCGGTGGAGTTGATTGGAGATTAGGGTGTAATTGTTGCTTGAAGGGCACAGTATGCAGTGCCCTAAACTAAAAAAGTAAGTGTGAACTTCAGTAACTTTTCGTTGTCTGTGGACTTAATACTTGCGGAGAATGGCTGACAAAGTGTTTTGCTTGCGGATATCTAGCAACTCTACCAAAGATGCTTGATTGTGATTTAAACCACTTGTTTGCTCTATTGGTAAAACAGTCACGAGAGGTTTTGTTTGAGTTTGTAGGGACGCCAGCGGTGAGAGTGTGGAGATGGACGACAAAATCTGGGGAGGTTTTGGCGTTTGTGGTTTGAGTCTAGACTGATGACTTGATGCTAAGGGTGTTTGATAACGCTTGGGTGGTTTTTTAAATTTTTGATGCTGTGTTGACTGGTGAATTAATCGGCAAATAATCAAACAACCACTGCTACAACTAAGAGCGATCGCTGCAATCATCCATAATGGTATGGGATTGGTGATTTCCGATGATGTGTTGCTGCTCTGTTCAAATACTGTAGGTGCTTCTGGGACTTGATCCGGTTCTTCTGGTTGTGGAACATACCCAACATAACCCAGGCTGTGCAAGGCAAAGGCAGCACTTCCTAAAAACATTGTCAACAATCCAACCAATAACAGCCAAGGATTACGCGTCAGCAAATACATCATGATTTGCGAACTATCTGTCAAATCGAGACTAGCCCTTGCTATTTTGGTTGTTTTGTGCTGTACATTCTGACTATTGTTCATGATTGTTTTCAGATTTGTACCCCTCTAGATCCTAGATTGTACTAAAAGAGGGAAAAATCAGATATCCGTAGTCAAAATTGCGATTAAAGTAGCTTTTTGGTGCAGTCTCAGCCGAAAGAAGCTCTTTTGAGGCGGGAATGGGGAACAGGGATGAGGGATTAGGGGTTAGGGGTTAGGGATTGGGGGATACGTGTCAACTTAAAAGAGAAATGGCCTCACTGTTGGCTTCCACACCCGCCTAGAACTGAAGTTCAAGGCTCATAACTAAAGTCTACTGAAGTAGACTCAAGATTTTTTGCATATTTAGTCATCTTGAGATGACTTATGTTATTAGCAAGGAACTGAAGTTCCTTGTGGGCTATAGGTTTTACGTTAAGTTGACACCAATGGGGTTGGCGGGGTAATTTCAGACTTCAGACTTGAGACTTCAGACTTCAGCTTTCACCCTTGTATCTTTCTAAAGCTAGTTGAATTAGTCGATCAACTAATTCTGGAAAGGGGATACCGCTGTGTGCCCATAGTTGAGGATACATGCTGGTGGCGGTGAAACCGGGAAAGGTGTTGATTTCGTTGATGAGTACTTCTCCTGTGGCTTCGACATAGAAAAAGTCTACCCTAGCCAAGCCAGCTGCATCGACGGCGGCGAATGCTTGGAGAGCCATGTCTTGAATTTGGTGAGTGATGGCGTCTGGGAGTGGGGCGGGAATTAATAAATCTGCTTTGCCTGCAGTATACTTAGTTTCATAATCGTAAAAATCGCTGTCGTAGGTAATCTCCCCCACTACAGAGGCTTGGGGTTGATCGTTGCCTAAAACGGCGCACTCTACTTCTCTGGCGACTACTCCTGCTTCCACAATGAGGCGACGATCATAAGTAGCGGCGTTATCTAAAGCGGCTTCTAGTTCTTGGCGCGATCGCACTTTGGCAATTCCTACTGAAGAACCGAGGTTAGCGGGCTTGACAAAAGCTGGATAACCTATTACGGCTTCGATTTCGTCACAAAGTTTGGGAAATACGCAAGGATTTGACCACACTTGCGCTCTGGTGATGGCTTGATATTTTACTTGCGGTAATCCGGCTTGGTCAAAGGCCATTTTCATGGCGATTTTATCCATCCCCAAGGCTGAACCCAAAACTCCAGAACCAACGAAGGGGGTTTGCATTAAGGTGAGTAAGCCTTGAATTGTACCATCTTCGCCGTTGGGGCCGTGAAGAATTGGTAGCCACACATCGACTTCGGCGACTTGGGAGGGTGATTGCCAGGGACTGAGAATTTGGTTTTGGGGGTCTGATACTATTTGATTATGGTCTGGGGACGGGGATTCTGGGAGCGCTACACTAGACCCTAGTAAGTGTTGGGGTTCTTCTCCTCCTAGCCAACGACCATCTTTTTGGATGTAAAACGGCAAGATTTCGTATTTGCTAGCATTTGGTTCTGCATTTAGGGCTGTGGCGATCGCTTTTGCGGAACTAATAGAAACTTCATGCTCTCCAGAACGACCACCAAATAACAATCCCACCCGCAATTTACTCATCTTTCATACCTCGACACTCCCCACGCAGATAGCTTATCATAACGTGGCTTTGTTGCTGTATTTTCCCATGTATACACGGCTTTCGGTAAAATAAAAGACATAGGGTGGAGGCTGCCAGACTATCAACCAAGTTGATTACTGTGAAAAGCGTTTGTCCGTACCATACTCAAACCTTCACCATTACTGCTAAAATCTCCGGATGTCAGAAACACGACTACACGAACAGACAAAACTCGGATGGTCTTTGGATCAGCGAGATCCAAGATTCATTGAAGCCGTCATGCCCATATTAGGGTGGTTCTATCACTATTATTTTCGCGTCCAAACCAGCGGTTGGGAAAATATCTCACCTGACGAAAAAGTACTTTTTGTTGGCTCCCATAATGGCGGTCTTGCGGCTCCTGATATGGTGATGATGATGTATGACTGGTTTCGCCGATTTGGTGTGGAGAAACCAGTTTATGGTTTGATGCATCCTGTTGCTTGGGAGGCTTTCCAGCCGGTAGCCCGATTAGCAGCTAAGGCTGGGGCGATTATTGCTCACCCGAAAATGGCTTATGCGGCTTTGCGTTCTGGCGCTAGCGTCCTTGTCTATCCTGGTGGCGCTGAGGATATTTTTCGTCCCCATTCTTTACGCAACCAAATCTATTTTGCTGGTCGCCAAGGCTTTATCAAATTAGCATTGCGGGAAAATGTGCGGATTGTCCCTGTAATTTCCACCGGTGCTCATGATACTTTGTTTGTCTTGACTGATATTTACGATATTGTTGAGCAACTGCACAAGTGGGGGATGCCTTGGTTGTTGGGTATTGATCCGGTGGTTTTTCCTATTTATTTGGGTTTACCTTGGGGATTAGCAATTGGGCCGTTACCGAATATTCCTTTACCTGTTCCGATTCATACGCGGGTTTGTCCACCAATCAAGTTTGAGCGCTATGGACGGGAAGCTGCGAGCGATCGCTATTATGTTAATGAGTGCTACGAATTAGTTCTTAGTCAGATGCAGCACGAGTTAGACGCTTTAGTCAAGCTAACTGGTGCTTCGTAGATTTTATGTGGTAAAAAAACCTGGGAGACGGGAAATTTCCCGTCTCTACACAGCAAAGGTATCATCTATTTCATAAAAGGAAACAAATCGAATTCTTGGCGAATTTCTAAAAGCGATCGCTCTAGTAATAATTCAAACCTTGATTGAGCAACGCCAAACTCTGCGTACCTTTGCGCTTACCTCAGCGTCACTTTGCGTTTAAAAATACTCCCATTTTACGCAGAGCGTTACTAAGTATTCGTTAAACCGATACAGCTTGACGCACCTCCACAGGTTCCCCAGTTAAGCTAAAAGCGCGAACTTCAGTAATTTTCACCTTAACTAACTGTCCTTTCAACTCGTTAATATCACCAGTAAAGAAGGTGAGACGATTACCCCGTGTGCGTCCCATAACTTGGGTTGTATCTTTGGGGTTTTGGTCTTCTACTAGCACTTCTTCGATGCGGTGGGCGTAACGCTGCGATCGCTCGGCAGCTTTGATGTTCACTAAATGGTTTAATCTTTGTAGGCGATCGCTTTTTACGTCTTCACTTAATTGATTGTCCCACAAAGCCGCTGGTGTTCCTGGTCTGGGTGAATAGGCGGCGGTATTGAGCATATCAAAACCAATGTCTGCTGTTAATTTGAGGGTATTCTCAAATTGTGCTTCCGTCTCCCCAGGAAAACCGACGATCGCATCTGCACTAATTGAAGCATCTGGCATGTATCGGCGAATTGTGTCGATAATCCGGCGATATTTTTCGTGTGTATAACCCCGCGCCATCGCTTTCAAAAGTTCGTTGTCTCCAGATTGAAAGGGAATGTGGAAATGCTCGCACACCTTGGGTAACTCTGCACAAGCCTTAATTAATCGCTCCGTAAAATAACGGGGATGACTTGTAGCAAAACGCAATCTTTCTATTCCCGGCACATCATGGACATAGTAGAGTAAATCTGTAAAGGTATGCAGATGTCGCCCTTCTGGTGTCGTTCCTGGTAAATCTCTACCATAAGCGTCAATATTTTGACCAAGGAGGGTAATTTCTTTGTAACCTTGCTCTCCTAATTCCGCTATTTGTGCACGGATGGCTTCTGGTGTCCGGGATTGTTCCACACCGCGTACACCAGGAACGACGCAATAAGTACAGCGTTCATTACAACCATAAATCACATTCACCCAAGCGGTAACTTTGCTGTCACGGCGCGGTTGGGTGATATCTTCCATGATGTGGACTGGTTCTGTGGCGACAATTTGATTACCTTCAAAGACTGAATCTAGTAAATCCTTGAGACGGTTAGCGTGTTGCGGCCCCATCACCAAATCTAATTCTGGCACGCGTCGCAGCAAGCTTTCTCCTTCTTGTTGAGCAACGCAACCAGCAACGACTAAAGTTAAATTAGGCTGATCATGCTTGCGTTTGGCTTGTCTGCCTAAATAAGAATATACTTTTTGCTCGGCATTATCTCGAATTGTGCAAGTATTATAAAGAATCAAATCTGCATGATTAGGATCGGCTGAGAATT is a genomic window of Fortiea contorta PCC 7126 containing:
- the miaB gene encoding tRNA (N6-isopentenyl adenosine(37)-C2)-methylthiotransferase MiaB, which codes for MTTSKRRYHITTFGCQMNKADSERMAGILEDMGFEFSADPNHADLILYNTCTIRDNAEQKVYSYLGRQAKRKHDQPNLTLVVAGCVAQQEGESLLRRVPELDLVMGPQHANRLKDLLDSVFEGNQIVATEPVHIMEDITQPRRDSKVTAWVNVIYGCNERCTYCVVPGVRGVEQSRTPEAIRAQIAELGEQGYKEITLLGQNIDAYGRDLPGTTPEGRHLHTFTDLLYYVHDVPGIERLRFATSHPRYFTERLIKACAELPKVCEHFHIPFQSGDNELLKAMARGYTHEKYRRIIDTIRRYMPDASISADAIVGFPGETEAQFENTLKLTADIGFDMLNTAAYSPRPGTPAALWDNQLSEDVKSDRLQRLNHLVNIKAAERSQRYAHRIEEVLVEDQNPKDTTQVMGRTRGNRLTFFTGDINELKGQLVKVKITEVRAFSLTGEPVEVRQAVSV
- a CDS encoding lysophospholipid acyltransferase family protein — encoded protein: MSETRLHEQTKLGWSLDQRDPRFIEAVMPILGWFYHYYFRVQTSGWENISPDEKVLFVGSHNGGLAAPDMVMMMYDWFRRFGVEKPVYGLMHPVAWEAFQPVARLAAKAGAIIAHPKMAYAALRSGASVLVYPGGAEDIFRPHSLRNQIYFAGRQGFIKLALRENVRIVPVISTGAHDTLFVLTDIYDIVEQLHKWGMPWLLGIDPVVFPIYLGLPWGLAIGPLPNIPLPVPIHTRVCPPIKFERYGREAASDRYYVNECYELVLSQMQHELDALVKLTGAS
- a CDS encoding D-alanine--D-alanine ligase family protein, yielding MSKLRVGLLFGGRSGEHEVSISSAKAIATALNAEPNASKYEILPFYIQKDGRWLGGEEPQHLLGSSVALPESPSPDHNQIVSDPQNQILSPWQSPSQVAEVDVWLPILHGPNGEDGTIQGLLTLMQTPFVGSGVLGSALGMDKIAMKMAFDQAGLPQVKYQAITRAQVWSNPCVFPKLCDEIEAVIGYPAFVKPANLGSSVGIAKVRSRQELEAALDNAATYDRRLIVEAGVVAREVECAVLGNDQPQASVVGEITYDSDFYDYETKYTAGKADLLIPAPLPDAITHQIQDMALQAFAAVDAAGLARVDFFYVEATGEVLINEINTFPGFTATSMYPQLWAHSGIPFPELVDRLIQLALERYKGES
- the cbiB gene encoding adenosylcobinamide-phosphate synthase CbiB, producing the protein MTDNIYILIIAALLDFLIGDPWGFPHPVQFMGWAISRITNVARQYCHNPLTQRITGIILGVVLIIGTGVVGWLVIYGAKLLHPLLGIVLESILLASCFALRSLKVAAATVLQPLTAGKLQQSRQLLSNYVGRDTENLSEAEILRAVLETVTENATDGVMAPLFYAIFGAFIPVVGAAPLALAYKASSTLDSMVGYREAPYTYLGWFSARLEDGLTWLPCRLTVMTLALLSGKPLHVWRICRRDAVADPSPNSGWSECAYAAILGVQMGGINWYRGVVKYKPLLGDAIHPITQISIHKALQLTGYCFLLWLGIAVAILLIPLNR
- the pyrR gene encoding bifunctional pyr operon transcriptional regulator/uracil phosphoribosyltransferase PyrR, translating into MYMKVVEILSSEELRRTVTRLSSQIIEKTRDLHQLVLLGIYTRGPLLAEMLARQIEALEGVSVEVGAIDITFYRDDLDKIGLRTPAKTDIPFDLTGKTVVLVDDVIFKGRTIRAALNAVNEYGRPEVIRLAVLVDRGHRELPIHPDFIGKLLPTAKEEIVKVYLQDFDGRDAVELIGD